The window ACCCCAGAAGAAGCCTGGTCGCAGAAGAAGCCAAATCTGAAGCACCTACGAGTTTTTATATCCCGAGTTATGGTTCATTCTCCAAAGCAGAAACGGAAGAAATTCGACCCGAAGTCCGTAGAAGGCATCTTTGTAGGATACGATGAAGGTTCAAAAGTTTTTCGTGTCTACCTCCCATCAACAAATGAAGTGACCGTTAGTCGAGACATAGTGTTCATCAACGAAGGGCGGCCGTCAATGACGTCATCAACAGAAGGACCAGATCAACCAGTCGAATTCATGGAGTTGCATTCCTGGCTGGACGTTGAGGAGAATTTTGATACTGAAGTTCAAGAAACCAACAACGTAGCAGTTTCTGGTCGTAACTTCAACGTGACGTCCGAGAGTGAGCTTGCCGTCGCGCTCCCACCGCAACTTGAAAGATCCGCTGAAGAGCAGCATGGAAAGAGGCGCAGCGGTCGGGAGCGCCAACCCACAGGCAAGTATTAAGATTTTGTGTACTTTAGTTCGGTTACTGTTCCCGACGATTTTACAGAACTCAGCCCGGTGAATGCTGATCCGGAGCGAACTGGTTCAGCTGATGATCCTACGAACTATGCGGAGGTTGTACAGCGACCAGATCGAGATCGGTGGATGAAGGCCATGCGAGAAGAGTTGGATGCTCTGAATGAAAACGATACCTGGGAACTGCCGGACTTACCGAAGGGCAAGAAGGCGATTCGCAATAAGTGGGTGTTTAAAAAATAGTACGGCCCCAACGGAGAAGTGGATCGATTTAAGGCACGGCTAGTCATCAAAGGCTGCTCCCAACGTTATGGTGTCGATTATGACAAGGTCTATGCTGCTGTGGTGCGTTATTCGACGATCAGATATCTCATGGCAGTCGCAGTGGAACACAATCTGCttaatgtaccgttttgtctcaaattccgaacagactcatattccgaacactcggtttttgtatggcgatttggttgaaatgtttcgctgaaatatgtcaccaaacaACAAGGAAACggaagtcaattgcaattcaattttaacgtccccaatataatttataccgcgggagtagtgatgattctctagtttcagaccagaagaacaagctcaaataaatttatttgcgaaattattcatttgaatacgatttattcgtgctgttcggaatttgaatcaaggtgttcggaatatgagacagaataaacacagtgttcggcattgaATCATTCCACACTTCCACACTTTGAagtaaaaacaatattaaaactaattgaatcaacattattatcggttttaaaatttacacgaatatctgccaatttatgccaatcagatgcatttgaagtcactattggccttaagtgttcggaatatgagtcaaaacggtactctgGGTGCGCAACAAGGCCGGATATAGCGTTTGCCGTGAACATGGTCAGCAAGTTCAGTAACAACCCTGGACGTCGTTATTGGGAAGCAGTAAAACGTATATTGCGATATCTAAAAGGCACGCTGAACCACCgtttacaattttcaaaatcgacAATCCTACTCTAACGGCTATTCCGATTCGGATTGGGGAGGAGATGCAGATGAGCGAAAATCTACAACGGGGTACGTTTTTACCAAGATAGGAGGAGTGGTATCCTGGAACTCCAAGCGGCAGGACGTTGTGGCTTTATCGACGTGTGAAGCCGAATATATTGCGCTATCAAGAACAACCCAAGAAGCTCTCTGGTGGCAGCAATTAATCAAGCAATTCGACGAACAGCAAGTGATCCCGATCATGTGCGATAACCAGTCGACGATCTACGTGGCCAAAAATCAAGGTTTCAATCCGAGGACGAAGCACATTGATATTCGTTACCATTTTGTACGGGAGACGCTCAACCGAGGAAATGTTATCCTGGACTACGTTTCCACGAAGCAGCAACCGGCAGACGGATTTACAAAACCTCTAACCAAGCAGAATCATGAACATTTCAAGAAAATGCTTGGGATCGTAGGTTAAGGGGGAGTATTGAGATGTGAGTAAATTGTAGTAACCTACGACCGGCTCATTATAGCCATACCTACCCTAGCAACGATTGTTTAGTTGTACAAacaagcaaataaattttcattcgtTCTTCAGACTACAGCCTAACCACACGTATTTTATTAACACTCTCTCAAGAATATGATCACAATCATATACGAAGACTGTTCGCATTTACGCTAATCCAACGATCTGTAGTTACCTGTAGCTATAAAGAACTATACCAATCCTCCCACAACGTACACTTCACTCAGCTAATACATCCCCCAATGGGAATCAGTCCAATCACCCACATCAAGTGCAATTCGTGCGCCATTGAAAGCGAAATTGATTGTCACAAAGGCCATTGACTAACATTATGGCCCCTCGCGGTAATGGCCATCGACTGCCATTATTAGTGTCTATCCGCTTGATCCGTCGGTATTCAGCGACAGCAGCCGGTCGGACAGTATCGTGTCACTTACTCATTGGTAATAAGGCGCTTCCCGATCCGGTATGAGTAAACAACAATCATCCTATTCTTTGGAAACTAACTACCTTCAGTTGGTCCCAAATGAAATGATCGTGGACGTCGATGTGATGAATGCGACACGTATTGTTCGATATGATAGTGGAATAACAAATTGCTTGAAATTTCCGGTCAGCTCGATTTAAGTCACATAAGCAAGAATTCTTTCCTTCTCTGAATTTTTTTTGGTTCTCTAAATGCTCTTGAAAAATTGGTAATGGCTCTATTTTATATTTACCTTAAATAAGCCTTTTTTTAGAAGATTGTCTACCCAGCAGATTCCAAGATTCCGCGAAAGATTATCTCTGGCTGCCGATTCGTGCACACAGGAGTCGTGGAATGGAAGCAATAATAGGAAATAATAAATGCCTGGCAAGATAATGATATGCACAATTTGATGGATGACTGTAATTAGCACCATTATAGCCATCAGTCAGTGAATCGCGCGCGCACTTTACGATGGTAATGAAGTCTTGGTGACCGTAGATCGGGACCTATCTATAGATATAGAGCAAAAGTTGTTTCCCGGGTCATATCATTTGATTCTGTCATAGGCAGACTTTAATTTAGAGAACATAAGGGCCGTCCAAGGTTTATCAAAttaagatgatagtgttgccgtGTTGTATTAACTATCTTCAATTGCAAATGCAAAGTTTAACTTTTCGTTTTTAATTAACTGCAGCGCTTTTCTCTTTTCTATCAATTCGCAGCACAGCAAACAGAAAACGGCAGAACCATGCAACCGGAAGCAACTGTCCGCTTCTCGTAACTCCATCGATGCATCTGCCAGCGAGGACCGCTTCATCGAGATACCAGTGCCACCGAATGGAGACAGTGCTTCGTCCATATCGTGCAGTGCTGATTTACAAGAAGTTGACAAACCAACCTCACCGGAAGATGAGGCCACCAGTGTCAAACAGAAAGTCAAGGCCAAAGTGCGCCAACAGCGTGAAAACAGTTTGAAGAACACATTCGGCTGGACCCGAATCGATGTCCTGACCATGCTGGTGGTGTGCATCTTTCTGGCTTCGTTCTGCTTCTCAGCCGTGGTGGAAGCGCTGCAAACCTTGTCCCACATCCACCACCAGGACGCGATGCACTATCCCATTCCGGTTCTCATACTCGGTGCCATGGGACTCATCCTGAATGGGTTCTGCTATTTGCTCATCGGGGGCTACACGTACCACCAGGGAAGCTTCCTGTACATCACTTCCAGCGGAACGGTGATACTGGATCGGGTCGTCACCGGAGACGGCATCCGGAAGGGCGAGCGTCGGCTGTCGGGGTCACGACGACACGTGGCTGCTGCAGCTGCTGGTTCTCCAAAGCGACAGAGCGTGCGAGAACTGATGCGAGATATCTGTAGTAAGTATTTAGCCAcactagggtgtcccagaaaaaaatcaatgtccacaAAGTCATGGTGCTCAACCCTTGAATGAATGAAATGCTTATTTGTAGCATTTTTGTAGAACAAATcaactttctaaaaaatcgttcGATGTTTCCGCCACattgatttataaaataatgacaattttcgatgaaaattgtCAT is drawn from Aedes aegypti strain LVP_AGWG unplaced genomic scaffold, AaegL5.0 Primary Assembly AGWG_AaegL5_hic_scaff_926_PBJ_arrow, whole genome shotgun sequence and contains these coding sequences:
- the LOC110681445 gene encoding uncharacterized protein LOC110681445; translated protein: MLVVCIFLASFCFSAVVEALQTLSHIHHQDAMHYPIPVLILGAMGLILNGFCYLLIGGYTYHQGSFLYITSSGTVILDRVVTGDGIRKGERRLSGSRRHVAAAAAGSPKRQSVRELMRDICKFCHEYTDTGA